The following are from one region of the Cloacibacterium normanense genome:
- the lat gene encoding L-lysine 6-transaminase, with protein MNKTIELSHEVAGNKVKATLGKHILADGFDFVMDYEKSHGSWIHDRLTGTEFLDMFSMFGSASVGYNHPYIVGKSAWLGKMAVYKPTMSDVYLQEYADFVETFSRVAIPEELPYCFFVEGGALAVENALKTAFDWKTRKNWLKGSKTEGSVAIHFKQAFHGRSGYTLSLTNTNDPRKYQYFPLFDWPRIINPKLYFPITEENLQETIKNEQLALVQIEEAILSNQDKAACIIIETIQAEGGDNHFRDEFLVELRRICDENEMLLIFDEVQTGIGITGKMWAFQNYSVVPDVISFGKKAQVCGILASKTKLDEVEHHVFAESSRINSTFGGNFIDMLRFQLVLEIIEKENLLENVQKQGEFLLEGLQKLQAKFPHLISNARGRGLMCAFDLPDGKARADFQEKLFEENVIVLICGEKSIRFRPHLNVTQEDLQFALDKIEKIASNY; from the coding sequence ATGAACAAAACAATAGAATTAAGCCACGAAGTTGCAGGCAACAAAGTAAAAGCAACATTAGGAAAACATATTTTAGCAGATGGTTTTGATTTCGTAATGGATTACGAAAAATCACACGGCTCTTGGATTCATGACCGTTTAACAGGAACAGAATTTCTGGATATGTTTTCAATGTTCGGTTCTGCTTCGGTAGGGTATAATCATCCGTATATCGTAGGGAAATCTGCGTGGTTGGGCAAAATGGCAGTGTACAAACCTACCATGTCTGATGTGTATTTACAGGAATATGCAGATTTCGTAGAAACCTTCAGCAGAGTAGCGATTCCAGAAGAATTGCCGTATTGTTTCTTTGTAGAAGGAGGTGCTCTTGCAGTAGAAAATGCTTTGAAAACAGCTTTCGACTGGAAAACCAGAAAAAATTGGCTCAAAGGAAGCAAAACCGAAGGCTCTGTTGCGATCCACTTTAAACAAGCTTTCCATGGAAGAAGTGGTTATACATTGAGTTTAACCAATACCAATGACCCAAGAAAATATCAATATTTTCCATTGTTTGATTGGCCAAGAATCATCAATCCGAAATTGTATTTCCCAATCACCGAAGAAAATTTACAGGAAACCATCAAGAATGAACAATTAGCTTTGGTTCAGATTGAAGAAGCGATTTTATCAAATCAAGATAAGGCAGCTTGTATCATCATCGAAACCATTCAGGCTGAAGGTGGAGACAATCATTTCCGTGATGAATTTTTAGTAGAATTAAGAAGAATCTGCGACGAAAACGAAATGTTGCTCATTTTTGATGAGGTACAAACAGGAATCGGAATTACAGGTAAAATGTGGGCGTTCCAAAATTATAGCGTAGTTCCGGATGTGATTTCTTTCGGGAAAAAAGCACAGGTTTGTGGTATTTTGGCAAGTAAAACCAAGTTAGACGAAGTAGAACACCACGTTTTTGCTGAAAGTTCTAGAATCAACTCTACTTTCGGAGGAAATTTCATCGATATGCTAAGATTCCAATTGGTTTTAGAAATTATCGAAAAAGAAAATCTTCTGGAAAACGTTCAGAAACAAGGCGAATTTTTATTGGAAGGTTTACAAAAACTTCAAGCGAAGTTCCCACACCTAATTTCTAATGCAAGAGGAAGAGGATTAATGTGTGCTTTTGATTTACCAGACGGAAAAGCAAGAGCCGATTTCCAAGAAAAACTCTTCGAAGAAAACGTAATTGTACTCATCTGTGGCGAAAAATCGATTAGATTCCGTCCACATTTGAATGTAACTCAAGAAGACTTGCAATTTGCTTTGGATAAAATAGAAAAAATTGCATCAAACTACTAA
- the amaB gene encoding L-piperidine-6-carboxylate dehydrogenase, which translates to MSKKNKDFGIEKVLKNLGIKAENKGSSTGGKWFATGKVIESYSPVDGNLIAKVTASSKKDYEKVIEEAEKAFKEFRLMPAPKRGEIVRQFGDKLRKHKEDLGKLVSYEMGKSLQEGLGEVQEMIDICDFAVGLSRQLHGLTMHSERPGHRMYEQYHPLGIVGIISAFNFPVAVWSWNTALAWICGDVCVWKPSEKTPLCGIACQNIITEVLQENNLPLGISNLVIGDAEIGDLMAKDTRVPLVSATGSTRMGKIVAQNVAARLGKSLLELGGNNAIVVTPDADIKMTVIGAVFGAVGTAGQRCTSTRRLIIHESIYDKVKDAIVAAYGQLKIGNPLDQNNHVGPLIDTDAVKMYEEALKKVKKEGGILIVEGGVLKGKGYESGCYVKPAIAEAENDFEIVQHETFAPILYLLKYSGDVENAIEIQNGVAQGLSSAIMTNNLREAEKFLSHAGSDCGIANVNIGTSGAEIGGAFGGEKETGGGRESGSDAWKVYMRRQTNTINYTTNLPLAQGIKFDL; encoded by the coding sequence ATGTCAAAGAAAAATAAAGATTTCGGGATTGAAAAAGTTTTAAAAAATTTAGGAATTAAAGCAGAGAATAAAGGCTCTTCTACTGGAGGAAAATGGTTTGCTACAGGAAAAGTAATCGAAAGTTACTCGCCAGTAGATGGAAATTTAATTGCTAAAGTCACCGCTTCTTCAAAAAAAGACTACGAAAAAGTAATCGAAGAAGCAGAAAAAGCATTCAAAGAATTCAGACTGATGCCAGCTCCAAAACGTGGAGAAATCGTAAGACAGTTTGGCGATAAACTCAGAAAACATAAAGAAGATTTAGGGAAACTTGTTTCTTATGAAATGGGTAAATCACTACAGGAAGGTTTGGGCGAAGTTCAAGAGATGATAGACATCTGCGATTTTGCAGTAGGTTTATCTCGTCAGTTACATGGTTTAACCATGCATTCAGAACGTCCAGGTCACAGAATGTACGAACAATATCATCCTTTAGGTATTGTAGGAATTATTTCTGCATTCAATTTTCCAGTAGCAGTTTGGTCTTGGAACACTGCATTAGCTTGGATTTGTGGAGATGTTTGCGTGTGGAAACCTTCAGAAAAAACACCATTGTGCGGAATTGCTTGTCAAAACATCATCACCGAAGTGCTTCAAGAGAATAATCTTCCTTTAGGAATTTCAAATTTAGTCATTGGAGATGCTGAAATTGGGGATTTAATGGCAAAAGACACCAGAGTTCCTCTAGTTTCTGCAACAGGTTCTACCAGAATGGGAAAAATTGTAGCCCAAAATGTAGCAGCGAGATTAGGAAAATCACTTCTGGAATTAGGAGGAAATAATGCGATTGTCGTAACACCAGATGCAGACATTAAAATGACAGTAATTGGTGCGGTTTTCGGAGCAGTAGGAACTGCGGGTCAACGTTGTACTTCTACCAGAAGACTCATCATTCATGAAAGCATTTATGATAAAGTAAAAGATGCGATTGTAGCAGCTTACGGACAATTAAAAATAGGAAATCCTCTTGATCAGAATAATCACGTAGGTCCATTGATCGATACCGATGCAGTGAAAATGTATGAAGAGGCATTGAAAAAAGTGAAAAAAGAAGGCGGTATACTGATTGTAGAAGGCGGTGTTTTAAAAGGAAAAGGCTACGAAAGTGGTTGCTATGTAAAACCAGCGATTGCAGAAGCAGAAAACGATTTTGAAATTGTACAGCACGAAACTTTTGCACCGATTTTATACTTGTTAAAATATTCAGGAGACGTAGAAAATGCCATTGAAATTCAAAATGGAGTAGCACAAGGTTTATCTTCTGCGATTATGACCAATAATTTAAGAGAAGCCGAAAAATTCCTTTCTCACGCAGGTTCAGATTGTGGAATTGCCAATGTAAACATCGGAACTTCTGGTGCCGAAATTGGTGGAGCTTTCGGTGGAGAAAAAGAAACAGGAGGCGGTAGAGAATCAGGTTCAGACGCTTGGAAAGTGTACATGAGAAGACAAACCAATACCATCAATTACACCACAAACCTACCTTTAGCACAAGGAATTAAGTTTGATTTGTAA
- the serB gene encoding phosphoserine phosphatase SerB has protein sequence MSITGEDKPGVTSSLTEILSKHNATILDIGQANIHQSLSLGILFRLDPVMQGNILKDLLFKSYELGVQAKFTPIEREDYDQWVSRQGKESYVITVLGQKIEANQLAHVTKVIAEQGLNIDTIKRLTGRIPLDSEDDSQNRSCIEFSVRGTPQNVNLIHEKFVTLSGALDIDISFQKDNIYRRNRRLICFDMDSTLIKTEVIDELAERAGAGEEVRAITEAAMRGEIDFSESFKKRVSLLEGLDESVLQEIAENLPIMDGADRLMHILKKCGYKIAILSGGFTFFGKYLKKRFGVDYLYANELEIKDGKLTGKHLGDIVDGNRKAELLKFLAQVENIELDQVIAVGDGANDLPMLNIAGLGIAFHAKPKVKENARQSISSIGLDGVLYFLGFRDKHINEDF, from the coding sequence ATGAGTATTACCGGAGAAGATAAACCCGGGGTAACCTCATCGCTCACTGAAATTTTAAGTAAACACAATGCAACGATTCTCGATATTGGTCAGGCAAACATCCATCAATCCTTATCTTTAGGCATTTTGTTTCGTTTAGATCCTGTTATGCAAGGCAATATTTTGAAAGACTTGCTTTTTAAATCTTACGAACTTGGTGTACAAGCCAAATTTACACCCATCGAAAGAGAAGATTATGATCAATGGGTTTCTAGACAAGGCAAAGAAAGCTACGTGATTACGGTTCTTGGTCAAAAAATAGAAGCCAACCAATTGGCTCATGTCACGAAAGTGATTGCAGAGCAAGGTCTCAACATTGACACCATTAAAAGATTGACAGGAAGAATTCCACTGGATTCTGAAGACGATAGTCAAAATAGGTCTTGTATAGAATTTTCGGTGCGTGGAACTCCACAAAATGTGAATTTAATTCACGAAAAATTTGTGACTTTAAGTGGCGCATTAGACATTGATATTTCATTTCAAAAAGATAATATTTACCGCAGAAACAGACGTTTAATCTGTTTCGATATGGATTCTACTTTAATCAAAACAGAAGTTATCGATGAATTAGCAGAAAGAGCTGGAGCTGGTGAAGAAGTAAGAGCCATCACTGAAGCAGCGATGCGCGGCGAAATAGATTTTAGCGAAAGTTTTAAAAAACGTGTTTCTCTTTTGGAAGGTTTAGACGAATCTGTATTGCAAGAAATTGCAGAAAATCTTCCGATTATGGATGGTGCAGACCGACTGATGCATATTTTAAAGAAATGTGGTTATAAAATTGCCATTCTATCGGGTGGATTTACCTTTTTCGGGAAATATCTTAAAAAACGTTTTGGGGTAGATTATTTATATGCCAACGAACTCGAAATAAAAGATGGAAAGCTTACTGGGAAACATTTGGGAGACATCGTAGATGGAAACAGAAAAGCAGAACTTTTGAAATTTTTGGCTCAAGTAGAAAATATAGAATTGGATCAAGTAATTGCTGTAGGAGACGGCGCCAATGATTTACCGATGCTGAACATTGCAGGATTAGGAATTGCTTTTCATGCCAAACCAAAGGTTAAAGAAAATGCCAGACAATCTATCTCATCAATAGGTTTAGACGGGGTTTTATACTTTTTAGGATTTAGAGACAAACACATCAACGAAGATTTTTAG
- a CDS encoding GNAT family N-acetyltransferase, protein MDFSIQPILETNKVRLIPLQESDFERLYQVASDPLVWEQHPNKNRFQRDIFRNFFDGAMISEGAFIIIDKVSNEVAGSTRFYSYDEDENSIFIGYTFYGRKFWGGQLNPIVKKMMLDYIFQYVDLVKFHVGAENWRSRKAMEKLGAEFKGEVMVAYHGEPTKQNVEFWIKKENWK, encoded by the coding sequence ATGGATTTCAGCATACAACCCATTTTAGAAACGAATAAAGTAAGATTGATTCCTCTTCAGGAATCAGATTTCGAAAGATTGTATCAAGTAGCTTCAGACCCTTTGGTTTGGGAACAACACCCGAATAAAAACCGTTTTCAAAGAGATATTTTTAGAAATTTTTTTGATGGAGCCATGATTTCCGAAGGCGCTTTTATCATCATCGATAAAGTAAGCAATGAAGTGGCGGGAAGCACCAGATTTTACAGTTATGACGAAGATGAAAACTCTATTTTCATAGGCTATACTTTTTACGGCAGAAAATTTTGGGGAGGTCAGTTGAATCCTATTGTTAAAAAAATGATGTTAGACTATATTTTCCAATATGTAGATTTGGTGAAGTTTCATGTAGGCGCAGAAAATTGGCGTTCAAGAAAAGCCATGGAAAAATTAGGAGCCGAATTCAAAGGCGAAGTAATGGTAGCCTATCATGGCGAACCTACCAAACAAAATGTAGAATTTTGGATTAAAAAAGAAAATTGGAAATAG
- a CDS encoding YgaP family membrane protein: MKTRVIHGFAGTMILTSLLLGIFVHQNWFWLTGFVGANLFQNAFTNWCLLSTILEKLGLKDEKDTCCN, encoded by the coding sequence ATGAAGACAAGAGTAATCCACGGGTTCGCAGGAACCATGATATTAACAAGTTTGTTACTGGGAATTTTTGTACACCAAAATTGGTTTTGGTTAACAGGTTTCGTAGGTGCTAATTTGTTTCAAAACGCTTTTACCAACTGGTGTTTATTAAGTACCATTTTAGAAAAATTGGGCTTAAAAGACGAAAAAGACACTTGTTGTAACTAA